From Rhineura floridana isolate rRhiFlo1 chromosome 5, rRhiFlo1.hap2, whole genome shotgun sequence, a single genomic window includes:
- the LOC133385758 gene encoding exosome complex component RRP41-like, with product MAGLELLSEQGYHVDRCHAGKLCQICARMGIFTQADGSAYPEQGNTKALAAIYGPHEMCGSRSKTLHDQALVNWKFSMAIFTTGKHMQQPHGDCKASEMTLHLKQTFEATILMQLYTRSQINIYIQFLQADSGNYCASMNAATLAVMWDFVCASLGGFIEDTPLADLNYVETLLPKSDQIALLEMNARLHDDHLERIMEAASKACKDVYAVLDQVVWEYFQEVTALLGK from the coding sequence ATGGCTGGGCTGGAGCTGCTGTCGGAGCAGGGCTACCACGTGGACAGGTGCCACGCTGGCAAGCTCTGCCAGATCTGTGCCCGCATGGGCATCTTCACGCAGGCTGATGGCTCAGCCTACCCGGAGCAGGGCAACACCAAGGCCCTGGCTGCCATCTACGGGCCCCACGAGATGTGCGGCTCCCGCAGCAAGACCCTGCATGACCAGGCCTTGGTCAACTGGAAGTTCAGCATGGCCATCTTCACCACGGGCAAGCACATGCAGCAGCCTCACGGAGACTGCAAGGCCAGCGAGATGACCCTGCACCTCAAGCAGACCTTCGAGGCCACCATCCTCATGCAGCTCTACACCCGCTCCCAGATCAACATCTACATCCAGTTCTTACAAGCAGACAGTGGGAACTATTGTGCCTCCATGAATGCAGCCACGCTGGCAGTCATGTGGGACTTCGTGTGTGCCAGCTTAGGTGGCTTCATTGAAGACACACCCTTGGCTGACTTAAACTATGTGGAGACACTGCTACCCAAGTCAGACCAGATTGCATTGCTGGAGATGAATGCTCGGCTGCATGATGACCACCTGGAGCGCATCATGGAGGCTGCCAGCAAGGCCTGCAAAGATGTCTATGCTGTGCTTGACCAGGTGGTGTGGGAATATTTTCAGGAGGTCACTGCTTTGCTGGGCAAGTGA